A region of Sugiyamaella lignohabitans strain CBS 10342 chromosome A, complete sequence DNA encodes the following proteins:
- the KEX1 gene encoding Kex1p (Cell death protease essential for hypochlorite-induced apoptosis; involved in the processing of killer toxin and alpha factor precursor; cleaves Lys and Arg residues from the C-terminus of peptides and proteins; GO_component: GO:0005794 - Golgi apparatus [Evidence IEA,IEA]; GO_component: GO:0016021 - integral component of membrane [Evidence IEA]; GO_component: GO:0016020 - membrane [Evidence IEA]; GO_component: GO:0005802 - trans-Golgi network [Evidence IDA] [PMID 8308064]; GO_function: GO:0004180 - carboxypeptidase activity [Evidence IEA]; GO_function: GO:0016787 - hydrolase activity [Evidence IEA]; GO_function: GO:0008233 - peptidase activity [Evidence IEA]; GO_function: GO:0004185 - serine-type carboxypeptidase activity [Evidence IEA]; GO_function: GO:0004185 - serine-type carboxypeptidase activity [Evidence TAS] [PMID 8308064]; GO_process: GO:0006915 - apoptotic process [Evidence IEA]; GO_process: GO:0006915 - apoptotic process [Evidence IMP] [PMID 23656787]; GO_process: GO:0006508 - proteolysis [Evidence IEA,IEA]) — translation MDGAMMEIGPFRARDGGEKLVENEGSWHKYANVLFIDQPLGTGFSTADTNSYIHELDEMANDVLTFLEKFFAIFPEYLTNELYLAGESYAGQYIPYIARAMVESNKKLKPGSYKDPQGKHLFNLKGVMIGNGWIDPIHQYLSYVPYSYSVGLLKSGTKMANDAEEAHKKCAQALSDSENYSVHLRECETIAKSMLSDFSDQKDCFNIYDVRLTDSYPSCGMNWPPDLTSVKPYLRRPDVLKALNVPSVNGWDECSGAVQGAFTASHSPPSIQIIPQLIDDGVNVMMFNGDQDFICNHLGNEMLIDSMTWGGRTGFDDSVDKSEAENEWLFNDVAGGTVTAGRNLTYVRVYNGSHMLPWDQPEQTRFIFNVFSGLTTWDSQGAITNVHPDADADLSPNKDTEKEKLVSDATWRAYYRAGTVALVVVIIIALIVIVFVYRSRQQSGLRVMGRFSERNASGLFKSFVNGFSRWKAPHKDNDQDGSYYGLSNLPRPGMPSIIVEDDEESALDTGSSVGSDEVESPYNDSSSNVVFEAPEDTTK, via the coding sequence ATGGACGGTGCTATGATGGAGATTGGCCCGTTCCGAGCAAGGGATGGCGGAGAGAAGTTGGTGGAAAACGAGGGCTCGTGGCATAAATATGCGAATGTGCTGTTTATTGACCAGCCTTTGGGAACCGGGTTTAGTACTGCCGATACCAACAGTTATATTCATGAGCTGGACGAGATGGCGAATGATGTGCTGACGTTTTTGGAGAAATTTTTCGCGATCTTCCCCGAGTATTTGACTAATGAGTTGTATTTGGCCGGCGAGTCGTATGCCGGTCAGTATATTCCCTATATCGCACGTGCGATGGTGGAGTCGAACAAGAAACTCAAGCCAGGCAGTTATAAAGACCCTCAGGGCAAACATTTGTTCAATTTGAAGGGTGTCATGATTGGTAATGGATGGATAGACCCTATTCACCAGTACCTGTCGTACGTACCTTATTCATACAGTGTTGGTCTGTTAAAATCGGGAACTAAAATGGCTAATGATGCCGAAGAGGCTCATAAAAAGTGTGCTCAAGCATTGTCGGATTCAGAAAATTATAGTGTCCATTTGCGAGAATGCGAGACGATTGCGAAGTCCATGTTGAGTGATTTCAGTGACCAGAAGGACTGTTTCAATATCTATGATGTCCGTCTGACTGACAGTTATCCCAGCTGTGGAATGAACTGGCCGCCAGATTTGACCAGTGTCAAACCTTATCTTCGCCGACCAGATGTTCTCAAAGCTCTTAATGTGCCGTCTGTCAATGGCTGGGACGAATGTAGCGGTGCCGTACAGGGCGCATTCACCGCATCACACTCGCCTCCTTCTATTCAGATTATTCCTCAGTTGATTGACGATGGTGTGAATGTGATGATGTTTAACGGTGATCAGGATTTCATCTGTAACCATTTGGGTAATGAGATGTTAATAGATAGCATGACCTGGGGAGGTCGTACTGGGTTCGACGATTCCGTTGACAAGTCAGAAGCAGAGAACGAGTGGCTTTTCAACGATGTGGCAGGAGGAACTGTCACCGCTGGCCGTAATCTCACTTATGTTCGAGTTTATAATGGAAGTCACATGCTGCCATGGGACCAACCAGAGCAAACCCGGTTTATTTTCAATGTTTTTTCAGGTCTCACTACCTGGGACAGCCAAGGAGCTATAACCAATGTTCACCCTGATGCAGATGCAGACCTGTCCCCCAACAAAGACACTGAGAAGGAAAAACTCGTCAGCGACGCTACCTGGCGAGCTTATTACCGAGCAGGAACAGTGGCTCTGGTAGTGGTGATTATCATTGCTCTGATTGTGATTGTATTTGTATACCGATCAAGACAGCAGTCAGGACTGCGAGTCATGGGCAGATTCTCAGAAAGAAACGCCAGCGGGCTGTTCAAATCGTTCGTCAACGGGTTCAGCAGATGGAAGGCTCCACACAAAGACAACGACCAAGACGGCAGCTACTACGGGCTGTCGAACCTACCACGACCTGGCATGCCCAGCATCATCgtcgaagacgacgaagagtCCGCACTCGACACAGGCAGCAGCGTCGGCTCCGACGAAGTCGAGTCCCCCTACAACGACAGCTCCTCCAACGTTGTCTTCGAGGCCCCTGAAGACACCACCAAGTAA
- the AXL2 gene encoding Axl2p (Integral plasma membrane protein; required for axial budding in haploid cells; localizes to the incipient bud site and bud neck; glycosylated by Pmt4p; potential Cdc28p substrate; GO_component: GO:0005935 - cellular bud neck [Evidence IDA] [PMID 15282802]; GO_component: GO:0016021 - integral component of membrane [Evidence IEA]; GO_component: GO:0005887 - integral component of plasma membrane [Evidence IDA] [PMID 8846915]; GO_component: GO:0016020 - membrane [Evidence IEA,IEA]; GO_component: GO:0005886 - plasma membrane [Evidence IEA,IEA]; GO_component: GO:0005940 - septin ring [Evidence IDA] [PMID 8846915]; GO_function: GO:0005509 - calcium ion binding [Evidence IEA]; GO_function: GO:0003674 - molecular_function [Evidence ND]; GO_process: GO:0007120 - axial cellular bud site selection [Evidence IMP] [PMID 8846915]) — MSLSFLGLLALSSLAVSAAPNPSYPFNAQLPPVARYGQAYQYQIPSDTFVTPDGSLNYSASGLPSWLAFDDSTRTLSGTPPSSSSSQGDQMLSFTLTGTDASGSTNSTCQLQLSAASEPQLSNADVLDTVLTKSGPLADGSSVVVKPGQPFNIQFPQPLYQDSRQVISYNALTSSHSPLPIWMNFDASTLTFSGTAPSINSQIAPAEEFGVALILTDYSGFASAEIDFQLLIGAHQFAIDFVSQEVNTTVGKPFQYEIPLSNITLDGQGLTGLQNISSVSINSNSSNSWISLDSSNGTLSGTAPSDSAGKSYTISVTMNDLFDDSVTYELIVSVQGADGEQIFSSSSLNPVNATRGQFFKYDVSSFLLDKNATLSVTQDPKTSWLNFNSDNNTFTGMVPDSFNETTVTLKASNDKNLQKRASETASFTINGVDEKKPVHSSSTSASSTSTPTASATASSSTAASTTAASAAPHSGGVSNKTIAILCGVIIPVCVLLALLILFLCCRRRTRSNADGRSPSPKLQISDPILPESDIEKNPGDLVYPVKSITSGTTAGVHTPEMGKGGKLNETEIAPTGLRNITNNNEWEDSPQRASTFNFLRIDGGREDDDEEDIQDANHINNTSTSSGETHIGDRSFSNASAEHASQPFVGQALTLPGDDSVQQRPNSEVEGRPRNSWRQTNTSDKRWQEHQSLGSLATISTDELLTVRLVDRDSGISSSQRDSRPDSFMDPTKSRILTPHHSFMPSDGSSTILKPIGSHSSTLQGHSQSNSIAYSERDTEPAPPMPNLDSLQEEQVRSTSGASRRPYNPKDGTTSFYGLDSESMSTDYRTASSGDDYDEEEDEDEAHSSEGEVIRPYRNSQGELKWNQVPRDESSDFVSMASEDEYSDNNTEVLDGPSRYSASTARTSSRRDTGGKLVDFTKKGESNHNPPVNDNSLSGELAFL; from the coding sequence ATGtcactttcttttcttggaCTGCTGGCTCTTAGCAGCCTGGCAGTTTCAGCTGCTCCTAATCCCTCATATCCATTCAACGCCCAGCTACCTCCTGTGGCTAGGTATGGACAAGCTTATCAGTACCAGATCCCTTCAGACACATTTGTTACTCCTGATGGCAGCTTAAATTACTCGGCAAGTGGCCTGCCATCATGGCTAGCTTTTGATGACTCTACAAGGACCCTTTCAGGAACCCCTCCTTCGTCTTCTAGTTCACAAGGTGACCAGATGCTCAGTTTCACTCTGACTGGTACTGATGCCAGTGGAAGCACCAATTCCACCTGTCAATTACAGCTATCGGCTGCTTCTGAGCCTCAATTATCAAATGCTGATGTACTAGATACCGTTCTTACGAAATCAGGACCTTTGGCCGATGGTAGTTCAGTAGTGGTGAAACCTGGCCAGCCTTTTAATATCCAGTTTCCCCAACCTCTTTACCAGGACAGTCGTCAAGTTATCTCATACAATGCATTGACCAGCTCTCATTCCCCTCTTCCGATTTGGATGAACTTTGATGCGTCTACTCTGACGTTCTCTGGAACAGCTCCTTCCATCAACTCACAAATCGCTCCCGCTGAAGAGTTTGGCGTCGCTCTGATCCTGACCGACTACTCTGGCTTTGCTAGTGCTGAGATTGATTTCCAATTGCTGATTGGTGCTCATCAGTTTGCTATTGACTTTGTCTCTCAGGAAGTCAACACTACAGTGGGTAAACCATTCCAATACGAGATTCCTCTCAGTAACATCACTTTGGATGGCCAAGGCTTGACTGGTCTGCAGAACATCTCTTCTGTGTCCATCAACTCCAACTCATCCAATTCATGGATTTCTTTAGACAGCTCGAATGGAACTTTATCAGGAACTGCCCCAAGTGACTCGGCAGGCAAGTCATACACCATCAGTGTTACTATGAATGACTTGTTTGACGACTCGGTTACTTATGAGCTGATTGTATCAGTTCAAGGTGCTGATGGCGAACAGATCTTCTCCTCTAGTTCATTGAACCCAGTCAATGCAACCAGAGGTCAGTTCTTCAAGTACGATGTTTCTAGTTTCTTGCTTGACAAAAATGCCACTTTGTCAGTAACTCAAGATCCTAAGACGAGTTGGCTAAACTTCAACTCTGATAACAACACTTTTACTGGTATGGTACCCGATTCTTTCAACGAGACTACCGTTACACTGAAGGCCAGCAACGATAAAAACCTTCAAAAGAGAGCTTCGGAGACTGCTTCGTTTACTATCAACGGTGTGGATGAGAAGAAACCTGTGCATTCGTCTAGTACTAGCGCATCTTCTACCTCGACTCCCACTGCCAGTGCAACTGCTAGCTCGTCAacagctgcttctactaCAGCAGCGTCAGCAGCACCTCATTCCGGTGGCGTTTCCAACAAGACCATTGCTATTTTATGTGGTGTTATTATTCCAGTTTGTGTTCTCCTGGCTCTGTTGATTCTGTTCCTCTGttgtagaagaagaaccagatccaATGCTGACGGCCGCTCACCATCACCTAAGTTGCAAATCTCGGACCCTATTCTTCCTGAGAGTGACATCGAGAAAAACCCCGGTGATCTTGTTTATCCCGTAAAGTCAATAACTTCTGGCACCACAGCAGGTGTTCACACTCCTGAAATGGGTAAAGGAGGAAAGCTGAATGAAACTGAGATTGCTCCTACTGGACTTCGCAACattaccaacaacaacgaaTGGGAAGATTCACCTCAACGTGCTTCGACCTTCAACTTCCTTCGTATTGATGGTGGCcgtgaagatgatgacgaggaggaTATTCAAGATGCTAACCATATTAATAACACATCTACATCCTCTGGAGAGACTCATATTGGAGACCGAAGTTTCAGCAATGCCAGTGCTGAGCATGCCAGCCAGCCTTTTGTTGGACAGGCTCTGACACTTCCTGGTGACGATTCTGTTCAACAGCGTCCCAACTCCGAAGTCGAGGGACGTCCAAGAAACTCTTGGCGACAAACGAATACTTCAGACAAGAGATGGCAAGAACACCAGTCTCTCGGATCTTTGGCTACTATCTCTACAGACGAACTTTTAACAGTTAGACTTGTTGACAGAGACAGTGGAATTAGCAGCAGTCAAAGAGACAGTCGACCAGATTCGTTCATGGATCCCACCAAATCGCGCATTCTCACTCCCCATCACTCGTTCATGCCAAGTGATGGTTCCTCAACTATCCTCAAACCTATTGGTTCACATTCATCCACCTTACAAGGCCACAGCCAATCTAACTCGATTGCTTACAGCGAGAGAGACACCGAGCCTGCTCCACCAATGCCCAACCTAGACTCGCTACAAGAAGAGCAAGTGCGATCTACCAGCGGAGCCAGCAGAAGACCATACAATCCCAAAGATGGCACCACATCCTTCTATGGACTTGACTCTGAGTCGATGAGTACCGACTACCGAACTGCTAGTTCTGGAGACGActacgacgaagaagaggatgaagacgaggcTCACAGTTCTGAGGGAGAAGTGATTCGACCCTACCGCAACTCACAAGGCGAATTAAAGTGGAACCAAGTACCACGAGACGAATCCAGCGACTTTGTGTCCATGGCCAGCGAAGACGAGTACAGCGACAACAACACCGAGGTTCTTGACGGCCCCAGCCGCTACAGTGCTTCAACTGCTCGCACCAGTTCCCGCCGTGACACTGGCGGTAAACTCGTAGACTTCACCAAAAAAGGCGAGAGCAACCACAATCCACCCGTCAATGACAACAGCCTTTCCGGCGAGCTTGCCTTTTTGTAA